The following are encoded together in the Mumia sp. Pv4-285 genome:
- a CDS encoding flavin reductase family protein, which translates to MPTDTDSHFYEPRDGHGLPHDPFNAIVAPRPIGWVSTRGEDGVVNLAPYSFFNAFAYSPPIIGFASTSRKDSVTNAEATGAFCWNLVTEDLAEAMNSTSAMVPPDVDEIVLAGLTSTPGRVVDVPYVAESPVAFECRTSQVIRLTAADGAPAQSWLTLGEVVGVHIARDLLVDGVYDTAAARPLLRGGGPTAYFGIRPEQRLDMRRPG; encoded by the coding sequence GTGCCGACCGACACCGACAGCCACTTCTACGAGCCGCGCGACGGGCACGGCCTCCCCCACGACCCGTTCAACGCGATCGTCGCCCCCCGCCCGATCGGCTGGGTCTCGACCCGCGGAGAGGACGGCGTCGTCAACCTGGCGCCGTACAGCTTCTTCAACGCCTTCGCCTACTCGCCGCCGATCATCGGCTTCGCGAGCACCAGCCGCAAGGACAGCGTCACGAACGCCGAGGCGACGGGAGCGTTCTGCTGGAACCTCGTCACCGAGGATCTGGCCGAGGCCATGAACTCCACCTCGGCGATGGTGCCGCCCGACGTCGACGAGATCGTCCTTGCGGGCCTCACTTCGACGCCGGGGCGCGTCGTGGACGTTCCGTACGTCGCCGAGAGCCCGGTCGCGTTCGAGTGCCGGACCTCGCAGGTGATCCGGCTGACCGCTGCGGACGGCGCACCCGCACAGAGCTGGCTCACGCTCGGCGAGGTCGTCGGGGTGCACATCGCCCGCGACCTGCTGGTCGACGGCGTGTACGACACCGCCGCCGCGCGTCCGTTGCTGCGCGGGGGCGGACCGACGGCCTACTTCGGGATCCGGCCGGAGCAACGGCTGGACATGCGCCGCCCGGGCTGA
- the pdxY gene encoding pyridoxal kinase PdxY: MQVLSIQSSVAYGHAGNSSAVFPLQRLGVDTWPVNTVAFSNHSGYGVWRGTVFEAQQVADVITGVGERGVFPYLDAVLSGYQGAPEIAEVILDAVAKVKAANPQALYCADPVIGDRGRGVYVRPGIAELMRDRIIPSADITTPNQFELELLTGAEVGTLEALLAAVDALRARGPRIVLVTSVEVLDPSEQTISMVAVDDTGAYVVTTPKLEMNVVAGSGDATTSMFLGRLLQSGMDVPDALAKVASSIFGILDHTRRTGAGEMEVVAAQDVIADPPLEFVVDRLR; the protein is encoded by the coding sequence GTGCAGGTGCTCTCGATCCAGTCCTCCGTCGCGTACGGCCATGCCGGCAACAGCTCGGCCGTCTTCCCGCTCCAGCGGCTCGGCGTCGACACGTGGCCCGTCAACACGGTCGCGTTCTCGAACCACTCCGGCTACGGGGTGTGGCGCGGCACCGTCTTCGAGGCGCAGCAGGTCGCCGACGTCATCACGGGCGTCGGGGAGCGTGGCGTCTTCCCCTACCTCGACGCGGTGCTCTCCGGCTATCAGGGCGCGCCCGAGATCGCCGAGGTGATCCTCGACGCGGTCGCGAAGGTGAAGGCCGCGAACCCGCAGGCGCTGTACTGCGCCGACCCGGTGATCGGCGACCGCGGTCGCGGCGTCTACGTCAGGCCGGGCATCGCCGAGCTGATGCGCGACCGGATCATCCCGTCCGCCGACATCACCACCCCGAACCAGTTCGAGCTCGAGCTGCTCACCGGCGCCGAGGTCGGCACGCTCGAGGCTCTGCTCGCGGCCGTCGACGCGCTGCGGGCGCGGGGCCCACGAATCGTCCTGGTCACGTCGGTCGAGGTGCTCGACCCGAGCGAGCAGACGATCTCCATGGTCGCGGTCGACGATACGGGCGCGTACGTCGTCACGACGCCGAAGCTCGAGATGAACGTGGTCGCGGGCTCCGGCGACGCGACGACGTCGATGTTCCTCGGACGGCTGCTGCAGTCCGGGATGGACGTCCCCGACGCGCTGGCGAAGGTGGCGTCGTCGATCTTCGGCATCCTGGACCACACCCGCCGTACGGGTGCCGGCGAGATGGAGGTCGTCGCGGCTCAGGACGTCATCGCAGACCCGCCGCTCGAGTTCGTCGTCGACCGCCTCCGCTGA
- a CDS encoding DMT family transporter: MSGDAPVQTRPYGLLAAAALLSVTAAWGSTFFLIKDLVEVVPPLDFLAVRFAIAAAALFLIRPRAVLALSRESLVRGVVLGVVYGGAQILQTVGLEHTDASVSGFVTGMYVVFTPILAALVLRQRVGGPVWIAVVVATVGLAFLSLDGFSVGFGEGITLLSAVLYALHIVMLSAWTSAREAYALAVVQMAVISLMCLVLTAPNGVVLPQTGGQWTSMVYMALVAGAFAMLAQTWAQAHLPATRAAIIMSMEPVFAAAFAIGFTDETLTTRTLVGGAMVLAAMLLAEAAPRRHIEAEVPHLSQ; the protein is encoded by the coding sequence GTGAGCGGGGACGCACCGGTGCAGACCCGCCCGTACGGCCTGCTGGCCGCGGCAGCGCTGCTGAGCGTCACCGCCGCGTGGGGATCGACGTTCTTCCTGATCAAGGACCTCGTCGAGGTCGTCCCGCCGCTCGACTTCCTCGCCGTCCGGTTCGCGATCGCCGCGGCGGCGCTGTTCCTCATCCGCCCGCGCGCCGTGCTCGCCCTCTCCCGCGAGAGCCTCGTACGCGGCGTGGTGCTCGGTGTCGTCTACGGCGGCGCACAGATCCTCCAGACCGTCGGCCTCGAGCACACCGACGCGAGCGTGTCGGGGTTCGTCACCGGGATGTACGTGGTCTTCACGCCGATCCTCGCCGCGCTCGTCCTCCGGCAGCGCGTCGGCGGTCCCGTCTGGATCGCGGTGGTCGTCGCGACAGTGGGGCTCGCGTTCCTGTCGCTCGACGGCTTCTCCGTCGGGTTCGGAGAGGGCATCACGCTGCTGTCGGCTGTGCTCTACGCCCTGCACATCGTCATGCTCAGCGCGTGGACGTCGGCGCGCGAGGCGTACGCGCTCGCCGTCGTCCAGATGGCCGTCATCTCGCTGATGTGCCTCGTGCTGACCGCCCCGAACGGCGTCGTGCTCCCGCAGACCGGTGGGCAGTGGACGAGCATGGTCTACATGGCGCTCGTCGCCGGGGCGTTCGCGATGCTCGCGCAGACCTGGGCGCAGGCTCACCTGCCGGCGACGCGGGCGGCGATCATCATGTCGATGGAGCCGGTGTTCGCGGCGGCGTTCGCGATCGGCTTCACGGACGAGACACTGACGACGAGGACGCTGGTCGGCGGCGCGATGGTGCTGGCGGCGATGCTGCTCGCCGAGGCGGCGCCACGCAGGCACATCGAGGCCGAGGTCCCTCACCTCTCCCAGTAG
- a CDS encoding deoxyribonuclease IV: MPSSPASGPVTHARNPIGSHVPVGPGLARGAFPAMRHIGADTLQVFVGNPRGWAASPGDPAQDAQFRALCSADAVPAFVHTPYLVNLGSPNPATYEKSVATVAHNLARAAAIGARGVVVHTGSCVDDGAYDTALAQVRQGLLPLLDVLPEDGPSLLLEPTAGQGRSLCARIDDLEPYLEALDHHPRIGICLDTCHAFAAGEPLDQPDGVAATLDRLVEIGGEGRLQLVHANDSEDLRGSFKDRHERIGKGHIGVEAFAAMFAHPATAGVPFVLETPGSSQAWAEDVALLAGLRDRGATS, from the coding sequence GTGCCCTCCTCCCCCGCGTCCGGCCCCGTGACGCACGCCCGCAACCCCATCGGGTCCCACGTCCCGGTCGGCCCGGGACTCGCACGCGGTGCGTTCCCCGCGATGCGGCACATCGGCGCCGACACGCTGCAGGTCTTCGTCGGCAACCCCCGCGGCTGGGCGGCGTCCCCGGGCGATCCCGCGCAGGACGCGCAGTTCCGCGCGCTGTGCTCCGCCGACGCCGTGCCGGCCTTCGTCCACACCCCGTACCTCGTGAACCTCGGCAGTCCCAACCCGGCGACGTACGAGAAGTCGGTGGCGACCGTCGCCCACAACCTCGCCCGCGCGGCGGCGATCGGCGCGCGCGGGGTCGTCGTGCACACCGGGTCCTGCGTCGACGACGGCGCGTACGACACCGCCCTCGCGCAGGTGCGTCAGGGGCTGCTCCCGCTGCTCGACGTGCTTCCGGAGGACGGGCCCAGCCTCCTCCTCGAACCGACCGCCGGGCAGGGCCGCTCCCTGTGCGCGCGGATCGACGACCTCGAGCCGTACCTCGAAGCGCTGGACCACCACCCTCGGATCGGCATCTGCCTCGACACCTGCCACGCGTTCGCCGCCGGTGAGCCGCTCGATCAGCCCGACGGCGTCGCGGCCACCCTCGACCGGCTCGTGGAGATCGGTGGCGAGGGACGCCTCCAGCTCGTCCACGCCAACGACTCCGAGGACCTGCGCGGCAGCTTCAAGGACCGCCACGAACGGATCGGCAAGGGCCACATCGGTGTGGAGGCGTTCGCGGCGATGTTCGCGCACCCGGCCACCGCGGGCGTGCCGTTCGTCCTCGAGACGCCCGGCAGCAGCCAGGCCTGGGCGGAGGACGTCGCGCTGCTGGCCGGCCTGCGCGACCGCGGAGCGACGTCGTGA
- a CDS encoding Stk1 family PASTA domain-containing Ser/Thr kinase has translation MTTRDDDLVGRVLDGRYYLRKILARGGMGTVFLATDTRLDRTVAVKVMQGGDADIDFNERLSAEARAAARLSHPNVVAVFDQGDDAGVLYLVMEYVPGHTLRDVISREAPLPPRRVLSLIDPLLVALSAAHDARIIHRDVKPENVLITPSGQLKVADFGLARAITSTSQATTGVLIGSVSYLAPELVLNEGADARCDVYAVGAVMFELLTGQKPHTGETPIQVAYQHVHADVPAPSTLVAGIPPYVDALVARATARDRDQRSADARVLLHQLRRVRSALEAELVDDVELTQDLQLHRVAAAMAGSDGWPGPDTAPGADDWSTGVGEWSGGDGGPAAATAVAAASASSVYGDTATPEDSTALYRPGPPEAYDSGYEATRAVTRDAAGIPAPPLAHTRAATRYDDKHRRGRRMLVTVLVLALLAAGLGWWFGVARYDSAPDLLGMPVAQARAEGQRAGYTVDDGDEAFSETVPRGSVVSTDPGPGDRILPEGTMTLTVSKGRERYAAPDVEGMSEEEAEAALAEVKAVVGEVERKYSDTVDSGDVISTSLPVGRMIRPDTEVDLVVSKGRKPVTVKDYTGKPVDGAQAKLEKAGFEVDVERVYDDKVPRDQIMAQDPASGTAYKGDTVTLTVSDGREPIEVPGVIGKNVDDARAILEAAGFKVEVEKERIHFGSNLVSRQSPGGGDEAPPGSTILLRIV, from the coding sequence GTGACGACGCGCGACGACGATCTGGTGGGGCGGGTCCTCGACGGTCGCTACTACCTCCGCAAGATCCTCGCCCGGGGCGGCATGGGCACGGTGTTCCTGGCCACCGACACCCGCCTCGACCGGACGGTCGCCGTCAAGGTGATGCAGGGCGGCGACGCCGACATCGACTTCAACGAGCGCCTCAGCGCGGAGGCCCGCGCCGCGGCGCGGCTCAGCCACCCGAACGTGGTCGCGGTCTTCGACCAGGGCGACGACGCCGGGGTGCTCTACCTCGTGATGGAGTACGTCCCCGGCCACACGCTGCGCGACGTCATCAGCCGCGAGGCCCCGCTCCCGCCGCGCCGCGTGCTGTCGCTGATCGACCCGCTTCTCGTCGCGCTCTCCGCCGCCCACGACGCGCGCATCATCCACCGCGACGTCAAGCCGGAGAACGTCCTCATCACGCCGAGCGGTCAGCTCAAGGTGGCCGACTTCGGGCTCGCCCGCGCGATCACGTCGACGTCGCAGGCGACCACCGGTGTCCTCATCGGGTCCGTCTCCTACCTCGCGCCCGAGCTCGTCCTCAACGAGGGCGCCGACGCACGCTGCGACGTGTACGCCGTGGGCGCCGTGATGTTCGAGCTGCTGACCGGCCAGAAGCCGCACACCGGCGAGACGCCGATCCAGGTCGCCTACCAGCACGTCCACGCCGACGTGCCCGCGCCGTCGACCCTCGTCGCCGGCATCCCGCCGTACGTCGACGCCCTCGTCGCGCGCGCCACGGCCCGCGACCGCGACCAGCGCTCGGCGGACGCCCGGGTGCTCCTGCACCAGCTGCGACGCGTGCGGTCCGCACTCGAGGCAGAGCTGGTCGACGACGTCGAGCTCACCCAGGACCTCCAGCTCCACCGCGTCGCCGCGGCGATGGCAGGCTCCGACGGCTGGCCCGGTCCCGACACGGCACCCGGTGCCGACGACTGGTCGACGGGCGTCGGAGAGTGGTCCGGCGGCGACGGCGGTCCGGCCGCCGCGACGGCGGTCGCAGCGGCGTCGGCCTCATCGGTATATGGCGACACGGCGACCCCCGAGGACTCGACCGCGCTCTACCGACCGGGCCCGCCCGAGGCGTACGACTCCGGCTACGAAGCGACGCGTGCCGTGACTCGCGACGCCGCCGGCATCCCGGCTCCCCCTCTCGCGCACACGCGCGCCGCCACCCGCTACGACGACAAGCACCGGCGGGGCCGCCGCATGCTCGTCACCGTGCTGGTCCTGGCGCTGCTGGCCGCCGGCCTCGGCTGGTGGTTCGGCGTCGCACGGTACGACTCCGCCCCCGACCTCCTCGGCATGCCGGTCGCGCAGGCGCGTGCCGAGGGTCAGCGCGCGGGCTACACCGTCGACGACGGGGACGAGGCCTTCAGCGAGACCGTCCCGCGCGGCTCGGTGGTCTCGACCGACCCGGGGCCCGGCGACCGGATCCTCCCCGAGGGCACGATGACGCTGACGGTCTCGAAGGGTCGGGAGCGCTATGCGGCGCCCGACGTCGAGGGCATGTCCGAGGAGGAGGCAGAGGCTGCTCTCGCCGAGGTGAAGGCGGTCGTGGGAGAGGTCGAGCGCAAGTACAGCGACACCGTCGACTCGGGGGACGTGATCTCGACGTCGTTGCCGGTCGGGCGGATGATCCGGCCCGACACCGAGGTCGACCTCGTCGTCAGCAAGGGTCGCAAGCCCGTGACGGTGAAGGACTACACCGGCAAGCCGGTCGACGGCGCCCAGGCGAAGCTCGAGAAGGCGGGCTTCGAGGTGGACGTCGAGCGGGTCTACGACGACAAGGTCCCGAGGGACCAGATCATGGCGCAGGACCCGGCGAGCGGCACCGCCTACAAGGGCGACACCGTGACGCTGACGGTGTCCGACGGCCGGGAGCCGATCGAGGTGCCTGGCGTGATCGGCAAGAACGTCGACGATGCCCGCGCGATCCTGGAGGCGGCCGGCTTCAAGGTCGAGGTCGAGAAGGAACGCATCCACTTCGGCAGCAACCTGGTGTCGCGTCAGTCGCCCGGTGGCGGCGACGAGGCGCCCCCCGGGTCGACGATCCTGCTTCGGATCGTCTGA
- a CDS encoding Rv2175c family DNA-binding protein, translating into MADDTAPASTTRAQLDELVEEWLSLDEAAELLGTTVSRVRQKVRERDLLAVKSAASSQPRVPALLFVDGLPVDGLRGTLVLLGDARYTDDEAAVWLFTADDTLPGRPIDALREGRGREVRRRAQSLTF; encoded by the coding sequence ATGGCTGACGACACGGCACCGGCATCGACGACGCGAGCGCAGCTCGACGAGCTCGTGGAGGAGTGGCTGTCGCTCGACGAGGCGGCTGAGCTGCTCGGCACGACCGTGAGCCGGGTGCGCCAGAAGGTGCGCGAGCGGGACCTGCTCGCCGTCAAGAGCGCGGCGTCCTCGCAGCCCCGGGTGCCTGCTCTGCTGTTCGTCGACGGTCTGCCCGTCGACGGTCTGCGCGGGACGCTCGTCCTGCTGGGTGATGCGCGCTACACCGACGACGAGGCGGCCGTCTGGCTCTTCACCGCGGACGACACGCTTCCCGGCCGCCCGATCGACGCGCTCCGCGAGGGACGCGGGCGCGAGGTGCGCCGCCGCGCGCAGTCGCTGACGTTCTGA
- a CDS encoding polyprenyl synthetase family protein: MTASPDFATRVGADLEAFMAVQRERLAPLGPRLVPFLDSAAEATTGGKRLRAAFCHAGWTVGGGKGDDAAVVRASAALELLQASALVHDDVVDASMTRRGKPAAHAAFAIAHRGSGWSGDPDAYGVGAAILLGDLLLSWSDEMFRTSGFSPEVVARATPYLDACKTEVVSGQFLDLVGQAIGASSVEEAMRIVRYKAAKYTVERPLHLGAALAGAGPETIDALSAYAIPVGEAFQLRDDVLGVFGDPAVTGKPAGDDLREGKRTVLVAHAYDRATVEQRAALDLGLGDPDLTPAAVDRLRDVIHDTGALALLEDDIAALEDQAASALALAPLAPWVDVLSDLANRAVRRNA, translated from the coding sequence GTGACTGCCTCTCCCGACTTCGCGACCCGCGTCGGCGCCGACCTCGAGGCCTTCATGGCCGTGCAGCGCGAGCGTCTCGCCCCCCTCGGTCCTCGGCTCGTCCCGTTCCTGGACTCCGCTGCCGAGGCCACCACGGGCGGCAAGCGGCTGCGCGCAGCGTTCTGCCATGCCGGCTGGACGGTCGGTGGCGGCAAGGGAGACGACGCGGCGGTGGTCCGAGCCTCGGCCGCGCTGGAGCTGCTGCAGGCGAGCGCGCTGGTCCACGACGACGTGGTCGACGCCTCGATGACCCGTCGCGGCAAGCCTGCCGCGCACGCAGCCTTCGCGATCGCGCACCGCGGGTCGGGCTGGTCCGGAGACCCCGACGCGTACGGCGTGGGTGCGGCCATCCTGCTCGGCGACCTGCTGCTGTCGTGGTCCGACGAGATGTTCAGGACGTCGGGCTTCTCGCCGGAGGTCGTGGCTCGCGCCACCCCGTACCTCGACGCCTGCAAGACCGAGGTCGTCTCGGGCCAGTTCCTCGACCTCGTCGGCCAGGCGATCGGCGCGAGCTCCGTCGAGGAGGCCATGCGGATCGTGCGCTACAAGGCCGCGAAGTACACGGTCGAGCGTCCGCTCCACCTCGGTGCCGCGCTCGCCGGTGCGGGCCCGGAGACGATCGATGCCCTCAGCGCGTACGCGATCCCGGTCGGCGAGGCGTTCCAGCTGCGCGACGACGTGCTGGGCGTCTTCGGCGACCCTGCCGTCACCGGCAAGCCGGCCGGCGACGACCTGCGGGAGGGCAAGCGCACGGTGCTGGTCGCGCACGCCTACGACCGCGCGACGGTCGAGCAGCGTGCCGCGCTCGACCTCGGACTCGGCGATCCCGACCTCACGCCGGCGGCGGTCGACCGGCTCCGCGACGTCATCCACGACACCGGTGCGCTGGCGCTCCTCGAGGACGACATCGCCGCGCTGGAGGACCAGGCCGCGAGCGCGCTCGCCCTGGCGCCGCTGGCCCCGTGGGTCGACGTGCTGTCCGACCTCGCCAACCGCGCCGTACGCCGCAACGCCTGA
- the metF gene encoding methylenetetrahydrofolate reductase [NAD(P)H], translating into MSTPRRLSEDIAASAPSFSFEFFPPKNDVGERALWTAIRQLEPLRPTFVSVTYGAGGSTRDRTVRITERIATETTLRPMGHLTCVGQSRDELRTVLGQYAAAGVRNILALRGDPVGGPGSPWSSHPGGLDHGDELVALVAGLGSFCIGAAAYPLGHREAADLDADADVVVAKARAGAEFVVTDFFFLAEDYFGLVERVRARGCDIPVVPGIMPITNLGQITRMAELSGHPVPASVVARLQPWADDPDGLRAEGTLIATELCDALLEGGAPGLHFYTLNRSSATRRIFESLAVATV; encoded by the coding sequence ATGTCGACCCCACGCCGTCTCAGCGAGGACATCGCCGCGTCCGCGCCGAGCTTCTCGTTCGAGTTCTTCCCCCCGAAGAACGACGTCGGCGAGCGCGCGCTGTGGACCGCGATCCGACAGCTCGAGCCCCTGCGTCCGACGTTCGTCTCCGTGACGTACGGGGCCGGTGGCTCGACCCGCGACCGCACCGTACGCATCACCGAGCGCATCGCGACCGAGACGACGTTGCGTCCGATGGGTCACCTGACCTGCGTCGGGCAGAGCCGCGACGAGCTCCGGACGGTGCTCGGCCAGTACGCCGCGGCCGGTGTCCGCAACATCCTCGCGCTGCGCGGCGATCCCGTCGGCGGTCCGGGATCACCGTGGTCGTCCCACCCGGGGGGCCTCGACCACGGTGACGAGCTCGTCGCCCTCGTCGCCGGCCTCGGCAGCTTCTGCATCGGCGCCGCCGCCTATCCGCTGGGTCATCGCGAGGCGGCGGACCTCGATGCGGACGCCGACGTCGTGGTGGCCAAGGCGCGCGCCGGCGCGGAGTTCGTCGTCACCGACTTCTTCTTCCTGGCCGAGGACTACTTCGGGCTCGTCGAGCGGGTGCGTGCCCGCGGCTGCGACATCCCGGTGGTCCCCGGCATCATGCCGATCACCAACCTCGGGCAGATCACCCGGATGGCCGAGCTGTCGGGCCACCCGGTGCCCGCGTCGGTGGTCGCCCGCCTCCAGCCGTGGGCCGACGACCCCGACGGCTTGCGCGCGGAAGGCACGCTGATCGCGACCGAGCTGTGCGACGCGCTGCTCGAGGGCGGCGCGCCGGGGCTGCACTTCTACACGCTGAACCGCTCGTCCGCGACGCGCCGCATCTTCGAGAGCCTCGCCGTCGCCACGGTGTGA
- a CDS encoding phytoene desaturase family protein: protein MTDVVVVGGGFAGISAAVRIAKMRHRVVLLEADDRLGGQLRPYEVDGWSFDRGWSELTLPATLRDLFKKSGRPIDRVLELTSLPVARRHVFDRGMVLDLPAGSRGAQTEAVDEVLGSGAGSRWTRWVDEFDPVWEVLRRAALGGPLVGRASFDREQWRTLRPRASLDRAVRRGLRNHHLRALVLDRHRLDGQHPRSMPAFLGAYELVERSFGRWRIEGGTTALLEALERRLQERRVDVRLGVRAHDVVAGDVVTGVVTDNGTVPADVVVWAAPAGPGGREETDALPRVPSARTYLGLGPYAPVLAQQTVVHGTPVRIMPSATHTGRGQSWTVEHSGAEDPVVTLHRVGIDVGDHVERREDVGPGDAVRRHGARDGWQWSGWRTALTVPGVGTQPTGLLRVGVNAHPGPSTELVALGTAAASETLRP, encoded by the coding sequence GTGACCGATGTGGTGGTGGTGGGCGGCGGGTTCGCAGGCATCTCGGCCGCTGTCCGCATCGCGAAGATGCGTCACCGCGTCGTCCTGCTCGAGGCTGACGACCGGCTCGGCGGCCAGCTCAGGCCGTACGAGGTGGACGGATGGTCGTTCGACCGCGGGTGGTCCGAGCTCACGCTGCCTGCGACGCTGCGCGACCTGTTCAAGAAGTCGGGACGCCCGATCGACCGCGTGCTCGAGCTGACCTCCTTGCCCGTTGCCCGACGTCACGTCTTCGACCGCGGCATGGTGCTCGACCTGCCGGCAGGCAGCCGCGGCGCCCAGACCGAGGCGGTCGACGAGGTCCTCGGCAGCGGGGCGGGGTCGCGATGGACCCGGTGGGTCGACGAGTTCGACCCGGTCTGGGAGGTGCTGCGCCGGGCGGCGCTCGGCGGGCCGCTGGTGGGGCGTGCGTCGTTCGACCGGGAGCAGTGGCGCACCCTGCGCCCGCGCGCGTCGCTGGACCGCGCCGTCCGGCGCGGCCTGCGCAACCACCACCTGCGCGCGCTGGTGCTGGACCGGCACCGTCTCGACGGCCAGCACCCGCGCTCCATGCCCGCGTTCCTCGGCGCGTACGAGCTGGTCGAGCGGTCGTTCGGGCGGTGGCGGATCGAGGGCGGCACGACTGCCCTGCTCGAGGCTCTCGAGCGGCGGCTCCAGGAACGTCGCGTCGACGTCCGCCTCGGCGTGCGCGCACACGACGTGGTCGCCGGTGACGTCGTCACGGGGGTGGTGACCGACAACGGGACGGTCCCCGCCGACGTCGTGGTCTGGGCGGCACCCGCCGGCCCCGGAGGCCGTGAGGAGACCGACGCGCTCCCCCGTGTCCCGTCGGCACGCACCTACCTCGGGCTCGGCCCGTACGCTCCGGTGCTCGCGCAGCAGACCGTCGTCCACGGCACCCCCGTACGCATCATGCCGAGCGCGACGCACACCGGCCGCGGCCAGTCGTGGACCGTCGAGCACTCCGGTGCCGAGGATCCCGTCGTGACGTTGCACCGGGTCGGCATCGACGTCGGCGACCACGTCGAGCGTCGCGAGGACGTCGGGCCGGGTGACGCCGTCCGTCGCCACGGAGCACGTGACGGGTGGCAGTGGTCCGGCTGGCGTACGGCACTCACGGTGCCCGGCGTCGGCACTCAGCCGACCGGACTTCTGCGTGTCGGGGTCAACGCCCACCCGGGACCGTCGACGGAGCTCGTCGCGCTGGGCACCGCGGCGGCGTCGGAGACGCTACGGCCGTGA
- a CDS encoding YbaK/EbsC family protein: MDTSHPQIQKVVAALAEHGVVDEVVRVLPDSARTAREAADALGVEVGAIANSLVFDADGEVVLVLTSGAHRVDTVALAAAHGLPALERARPELVRAATGQAIGGVAPVGHPARLRTFVDVELAEHPVVWAAAGHPHAVFATSFDQLVDLTGGTATKVA; this comes from the coding sequence GTGGACACCAGCCATCCCCAGATCCAGAAGGTCGTCGCGGCGCTCGCCGAGCACGGGGTCGTCGACGAGGTCGTCCGTGTCCTTCCGGACTCGGCGCGGACGGCGCGCGAGGCCGCCGACGCCCTCGGCGTGGAGGTCGGCGCGATCGCCAACAGCCTCGTGTTCGACGCCGACGGCGAGGTGGTTCTCGTCCTCACCAGCGGCGCGCACCGCGTCGACACCGTCGCGCTCGCCGCAGCACACGGTCTGCCCGCTCTCGAGCGTGCGCGTCCCGAGCTGGTGCGCGCGGCGACCGGTCAGGCGATCGGCGGGGTCGCACCGGTCGGGCACCCGGCGCGGCTGCGGACCTTCGTCGACGTCGAGCTCGCGGAGCACCCGGTGGTGTGGGCGGCGGCCGGGCACCCGCACGCCGTCTTCGCGACGTCGTTCGACCAGCTCGTCGACCTCACTGGAGGCACTGCGACGAAGGTCGCCTGA
- a CDS encoding L,D-transpeptidase family protein, which yields MLRSTALLCSAGLVLAGVVAMGGTASAAPAATDVAASPTSATARTAEARKTTTRLYRATTRPGDRDSSVHSIKHVRELQYRLRWAGVFKGSVNGTYGPQTKKAVKKFQKRHGLKRSGVATTATWRVLLAKTVRGKAKMPKRCKSSGWNACYDRSRHQVVLYKSGKLWNTWLVRGGASYAKTRTGKFSVFWRSKDHVSSIYEARMPYAQFFSGGQALHASYLMMDPFVGHSHGCVNFYIPDAKQLWALTAKKPLKVTVYGAWD from the coding sequence ATGCTTCGCTCCACCGCCCTCCTCTGCTCTGCGGGGCTCGTCCTCGCAGGCGTCGTCGCGATGGGTGGGACGGCCTCCGCCGCACCTGCAGCCACCGACGTCGCCGCATCGCCGACGAGTGCCACGGCGCGCACCGCCGAGGCTCGCAAGACCACGACGCGCCTCTACCGCGCGACGACGCGTCCCGGTGATCGCGACAGCTCGGTCCACTCGATCAAGCACGTGCGCGAGCTCCAGTACCGCCTCCGCTGGGCGGGAGTGTTCAAGGGCTCGGTGAACGGGACCTACGGGCCGCAGACCAAGAAGGCCGTCAAGAAGTTCCAGAAGCGCCATGGCCTCAAGCGCTCCGGCGTCGCGACCACGGCGACCTGGCGGGTCCTTCTCGCGAAGACGGTCCGCGGCAAGGCCAAGATGCCGAAGCGCTGCAAGTCCTCCGGCTGGAACGCCTGCTACGACCGTTCACGCCACCAGGTGGTCCTCTACAAGAGCGGCAAGCTGTGGAACACCTGGCTCGTCCGGGGTGGAGCCTCGTACGCGAAGACGCGCACCGGCAAGTTCTCGGTGTTCTGGCGCAGCAAGGACCACGTCAGCTCGATCTACGAGGCCCGGATGCCGTACGCGCAGTTCTTCTCCGGCGGCCAGGCTCTCCACGCGTCGTACCTGATGATGGACCCGTTCGTCGGCCACAGCCACGGCTGCGTCAACTTCTACATCCCCGACGCCAAGCAGCTGTGGGCCCTCACGGCCAAGAAGCCGCTCAAGGTGACCGTCTACGGCGCCTGGGACTGA